AGGCCGGTCTCGAGGTTTTCTTTTACCTCCTGCCCCGGTTCGCGCAGGTGGGCGTGGGGATCGAAAAAGCCAGGGCAGAGGATGAGCCCGCCGGCATCGAGGGTGCGCTGGGCATTTCCACCGTCCAGCGCCAGGATCTTGCCTTCACCAATCAATACGTCGGCTGGGCCGCGCTCGCCGGAGGCGTCCACCAGCCGGACGTTTTTGAGGAGGATTTCGCCTTGCACGAATGCTCCTTTCGAAAAAACTGGCTAAGCGCCTTTTCTCCCCACCAGCAGGTGGTACAGCACCGCCATCCGCACCGCCTGGCCGTTGGCCACCTGGCGTTCGATGAGGCTTTGGGCAGCCTCGGCTAGGGTGCCCTCGAGCTCCACGTCGCGGTTCATCGGGCCGGGGTGGAGGAGGAGGGCTCCCGGCTTGGCCCATCCCAGGCGTTCTTGGGTGATCTGATAGCCGGCGACGTACTCAGGCTCGCTGGGCAGGAGCCCCTTGTCCATCCGCTCTCGCTGTAGCCGCAGGGCCATCACCGCGTCGGCATCCTGGAGGGCTTGGCGGAGGTGGGTGGTCATCGTGACGTTGGGAAGCCCGCCGGGCAGCAGGGTCGCCGGGCCACATAGCCAGACCTCGGCCCCCAGCATGGGCAGCAACTCGGCGCCCGAGCGGGCCACGCGGGAGTGCAGGATGTCCCCCACGATGGCGATCTTCTTGCCCTCGAGGGAACCTAAGCGCTCGAGCAGGCTAAAGGCATCCAAGAGCGCCTGGGTGGGGTGGGCCCGCCAACCGTCCCCGGCGTTGATGATGGGTTTTCCCAACCACCGGGCGGCCTGGTGAGGCATCCCGGCGGCGTCGCTGCGGATCACGTAGGCGTCAATGCCCATCGCGTCCAGGGTGAGCAGGGTATCCTTGTAGGACTCTCCTTTGGCCAAGGAGGAGGTGGCGGCACTGAAGGAGAGCACATCGGCGGACATCCTCCGGGCGGCCAGCTCGAAGGAAAGCCGGGTGCGCGTAGAATTCTCGAAAAAGACCGTGGCTACGGTGAACCCGGTGAGGGCGGGAACCTTCTTGACCGGCCTCGAGAGCACCTCTTGCATCAGCTTGGCCGTTTCAAAGAGGTCTTCGATGTGCTTGCGATTCCAGCCTTGGAAGTCGAGCAGATGTTTGGGGAAGGCGGCTTGCTGGGTCAGCTCAGCGATCATGGCTCCTCCTGGGGGTAGAGGGGTGAGCTACGGTCGCTCCCATAGCTCCACCCCGTCCTCTCCGTCGGTCTCGCTGATCTTGACCTTGACCAGCTCGCTTTTGCTGGTGGGCAGGTTTTTGCCCACGAAGTCCGCCCGGATGGGCAACTCGCGGTGTCCTCGGTCTACCATGACCGCCAGGTAGATGCGCTGGGGGCGGCCCAGATCCACCAGGGCGTCGAGGGCCGCCCGCACCGTGCGCCCGGTGTAGATCACGTCGTCTACCAGCACGACGGAGCGCCCGGCGACGTCAAAGGGAATGCGGGTTTCGCGCACCTTGGGCTGGATGCCGATCTCGGAGAGGTCGTCGCGGTAGAGGGTGATGTCCAGCACCCCCACCGGGATCTCCACCCCTTCAAAGGTTTCGATGATCTCGGCGATGCGCTGGGCCATGGGGATGCCGCGGGTGTGGATGCCCACCAGCGCCAATCCCTCGGTACCCTTGTTCTTCTCTACGATCTCGTGAGCGATGCGGGTGAGGGCCCGCCGCACGTCGTCCGGGGTCATGATCTGGGCCTTGAGGGTCATGGGCACCTCCGGCTAAAGACTCTGGCCTGCGGCAAAAAAAAGGCGCCCGAAGGCGTACTAAACCTCGAGCTGTGCGGATAAAGCTCCATTTTCCTCCCTTCCCGGCCTCGCGGGGCCGGACTTAAAGGTCTACCCAAGATACGCCCCGCCCAACCGGCCGTCAAGCTTTGCCCCCGTCAAGATTAAGGTTTTGCTCATGTTCGCCGGGCCGCGCTTTGGGGCAGAATGTGAGAAGGGCACCCATACCCTTTGGAGGTTTTGGTCTGCTGCTCGTCAACGGACACCCGGTCATCCACGGGCTTCTCAAGATCCCCCGGGTACGGCGTCCGGTGGCCGAGTTTTACCTCCCCGCCTCCGGCCAGGGCCGCCGCCCGGTACGGCTAGGGGAGTCGGTGAGTGTGGACCTCGAGTTCGGCCCGGAGTTTCTCATGCACGTATTCTTCGCCGAGGCTACGGGCGAAGGGTACCGGGTGCGGTTGGTGGGGGGAACCGGCGGCCTCTCCCGCGTCATCCCCGCCAAGGTCTACGAGAACGTGCGGGCTTCGAGGGTGGTCCTGGAGATCCTAGCCGAGGTAGGCGAGGGGGCCGGGGAGATCAGCCTCTCTGAGCCGCTGCGGCGCTGGGTGCGTGGGGCTGGTCCTGCCTACCAGGCCCTCGAGGCCTTGG
The Meiothermus sp. Pnk-1 genome window above contains:
- a CDS encoding aspartate carbamoyltransferase catalytic subunit; this encodes MIAELTQQAAFPKHLLDFQGWNRKHIEDLFETAKLMQEVLSRPVKKVPALTGFTVATVFFENSTRTRLSFELAARRMSADVLSFSAATSSLAKGESYKDTLLTLDAMGIDAYVIRSDAAGMPHQAARWLGKPIINAGDGWRAHPTQALLDAFSLLERLGSLEGKKIAIVGDILHSRVARSGAELLPMLGAEVWLCGPATLLPGGLPNVTMTTHLRQALQDADAVMALRLQRERMDKGLLPSEPEYVAGYQITQERLGWAKPGALLLHPGPMNRDVELEGTLAEAAQSLIERQVANGQAVRMAVLYHLLVGRKGA
- the pyrR gene encoding bifunctional pyr operon transcriptional regulator/uracil phosphoribosyltransferase PyrR, coding for MTLKAQIMTPDDVRRALTRIAHEIVEKNKGTEGLALVGIHTRGIPMAQRIAEIIETFEGVEIPVGVLDITLYRDDLSEIGIQPKVRETRIPFDVAGRSVVLVDDVIYTGRTVRAALDALVDLGRPQRIYLAVMVDRGHRELPIRADFVGKNLPTSKSELVKVKISETDGEDGVELWERP